One window of Brachionichthys hirsutus isolate HB-005 chromosome 21, CSIRO-AGI_Bhir_v1, whole genome shotgun sequence genomic DNA carries:
- the LOC137910392 gene encoding neurabin-2-like, with the protein MMKTESASKSTGSGSTLRSPSPHRNAYEAGMQALKPVRDNAANGDLQEGPRGRRYGSNVHRIKNMFQQMHTTSPADAEGEDVVRNPEKPVRLSLPRAGSLNENVDHSALLKLGSSVSERVHKFDVKPENGHQRASSPSYSKLQETRRVFELQQEKLQEKLQEKQQEKQEKQENLQENLQEKLDTFDPPQHRGHGNEGIAQTTGCGLLTFKLQGKGLSRGGEIPLCPDRRTNPMSENELEGNEKGCNATALTVSVRPQVFATYPNEDYDRRNEDVDPMAASAEYELEKRVERLDLFPAELEKDGDGLGISIIGMGAGADMGLEKLGIFVKTVTDGGAAQRDGRILVNDLIVEVDGTSLVGVTQNFAASVLRNTSGTVKFVIGREKPGEQSEVAQLIQQTLEQERWQREMMEQRYNQYMDEQEGGEYGTDEEEEEEEEASPPYPSAIEVFDLAENEDMSPLETDPEKLAHKYKELQIKHAVTQAEIQQLKRKLHHAEQEKQRWRMDKVQLEQTLQENKERMEKLEGYWMEAQSLCQAVDEHLKETQSQYQALERKYGKAKRLIKEYQQKEVEYLKKETQRCAQVGAEASLLEEESGQLQEQVADLECRVEELKSDPL; encoded by the exons ATGATGAAGACCGAATCCGCATCCAAGAGCACCGGCTCCGGCTCCACGCTCAGGAGCCCGTCCCCGCACAGGAACGCGTACGAGGCGGGGATGCAGGCCCTGAAGCCCGTCAGAGACAATGCTGCCAACGGGGACCTGCAGGAGGGGCCCCGGGGCCGCAGGTACGGCTCCAACGTGCACCGCATCAAAAACATGTTCCAGCAGATGCACACCACGTCCCCGGCGGACGCGGAGGGAGAGGACGTGgtgaggaacccggagaaacccGTGCGCCTCTCCCTCCCGAGAGCCGGGAGCCTGAACGAGAACGTGGACCACAGCGCGCTGCTGAAGCTGGGATCCAGCGTGTCCGAGCGCGTGCACAAGTTCGACGTCAAGCCGGAGAACGGCCACCAGCGGGCCTCGTCGCCCAGCTACtccaagctgcaggagacgCGGCGCGTctttgagctgcagcaggagaagctgcaggagaagctgcaggagaagcagcaggagaagcaggagaagcaggagaacctgCAGGAGAACCTGCAGGAGAAGCT CGACACATTCGATCCTCCTCAGCATCGCGGGCACGGAAACGAGGGCATCGCACAAACCACCGGCTGCGGCCTCTTGACATTTAAACTCCAGGG GAAAGGCTTGTCACGAGGCGGCGAGATCCCGCTTTGCCCGGACAGACGGACGAACCCGATGTCAGAGAACGAACTGGAAGGAAACGAAAAGGGTTGCAATGCAA CGGCGCTAACCGTCTCCGTCCGGCCGCAGGTGTTCGCCACCTACCCCAACGAGGACTATGACCGGCGCAATGAAGACGTGGATCCCATGGCGGCGTCTGCTGAGTATGAGCTGGAGAAGAGGGTGGAGAGGCTGGACCTGTTCCCCGCGGAGCTGGAGAAAG ATGGCGACGGACTGGGCATCAGCATCATCGGGATGGGAGCGGGGGCCGACATGGGCCTGGAGAAGCTGGGCATCTTCGTGAAGACGGTCACAGACGGCGGAGCGGCGCAAAGGGACGGCAG GATCCTGGTGAACGATCTGATTGTGGAGGTGGACGGGACCAGTTTGGTGGGCGTCACCCAGAACTTTGCCGCCTCCGTTCTCAGGAACACGTCGGGAACCGTCAA GTTCGTGATTGGCCGGGAGAAGCCGGGAGAGCAGAGCGAAGTGGCCCAGCTCATCCAGCAGACCCTGGAGCAGGAGCGCTGGCAGAGGGAGATGATGGAGCAGCGCTACAACCAGTACATGGACGAGCAGGAG GGTGGTGAATATGGcacggatgaggaggaggaggaggaggaggaagccagCCCGCCGTATCCGAGCGCCATCGAGGTGTTTGACTTGGCGGAGAACGAGGACATGTCGCCTCTTGAGACGGACCCCGAGAAACTGGCCCATAAATACAAAGAG CTCCAAATAAAGCACGCCGTGACCCAAGCGGAGATCCAACAGCTGAAGAGAAAG CTGCACCACGcggagcaggagaagcagcgCTGGCGCATGGACAAGGTCCAGCTGGAGCAGACCCTGCAGGAGAACAAGGAGCGCATGGAGAAGCTCGAAGGCTACTGGATGGAGGCTCAGAGTCTGTGCCAGGCGGTGGACGAGCACCTGAAGGAGACGCAGTCCCAGTATCAGGCGCTGGAGCGGAAGTACGGCAAAGCCAAACGCCTGATCAAGGAGTACCAGCAGAA GGAGGTCGAGTACCTGAAGAAGGAGACGCAGCGTTGTGCACAAGTTGGAGCCGAGGCCTCGCTTTTGGAGGAGGAGTCTGGGCAGCTTCAGGAGCAG GTGGCCGACCTGGAGTGCAGGGTGGAGGAGCTGAAATCGGACCCTTTATAA
- the LOC137910238 gene encoding histone-lysine N-methyltransferase PRDM9-like, with the protein MVKFPESAFMSGRSDGVEWVETIEEVVVTESTAAEPVETPVQRLLDTVGQGDGTEENNVFYCDECLTLFQDRNDPANASGPSFILDFPAILGAPQRALLTLPHGLTVGRSSIPSAGVGVINHGPVVPLGTHFGPYEGEVASMEDSMTSDFSWEICKGNNEYEYVDAAGESRSNWMRYVKSARSREETNLLAVQHEGSILFHCCRSIRPGDELLVWPGSKLLARFSEAWNRLWLLKLKAAESKAMATSPVFACPRCQLSFTTESFLQRHGDRFHRAAPPADSPPESGDRTGSPAVLSVDPAGSRTCGDCGKVFKQAPHLKRHKLCVHANKRPYCCPQCRRSFSQASGLVRHQRVHRKQAAMKDADLTIETSVLAEEESLTASSEPAAAPEESKDVNGSETPDRAADGTGSCSDSSKSVTNEESLKGRTVTVREALRPYACRLCRRRFRQYCDLSRHLPCHREARRTGDGKNPTPDESSIRPFSCADCSRAFSSVDDLQQHVSEDHSEECVVGNQGEAPAPVGADQSHGPDFKAPQRQPSLRPQRLGARSKISAITKLIAPKRRPAACKRASPNAAQTAASSGEPEAPPGKSVKFTKYKWYSCNRCKRTYANPDELKAHRCGAALDNSGFLARREQPAHADPGLFGCAGCGKSFCTSAKLKRHQKSDTCRKHRCTSELFSCSFCQFSFTVKNYLLKHIKRHHPVEYVALCYSDGAADQQQEEEGEEEEEEKECVCPHCQKSFASAKSLKSHPCFQQVKVLYLCTDCGKGFANHYGLKQHQRVHTGEKPYSCPHCGKSFSYTGQLNVHLRTHTGEKPYLCTHCGESFRQSGDLKRHERKHTGVRPYSCPECCKSFSRLQSLKAHQMLHRGQRLFKCTQCGKSFSRNYHLRRHHQKMHL; encoded by the exons ATGGTGAAGTTCCCAGAGTCTGCATTCATGTCGGGCAGGAGCGACGGCGTGGAGTGGGTCGAGACCATCGAGGAGGTCGTCGTGACAGAAAGCACCGCTGCGG AACCCGTGGAAACGCCGGTCCAGAGGTTGCTGGACACCGTGGGACAAGGAGACGGGACAGAGGAAAATAATGTCTTCT ATTGTGACGAGTGTCTGACGCTGTTCCAGGACCGGAACGATCCGGCGAACGCCAGCGGCCCATCTTTTATTCTCGACTTTCCCGCCATCCTGGGCGCCCCCCAAAGGGCCCTCCTCACTCTCCCTCACGGCCTGACGGTAGGAAGATCAAGTATTCCCAGCGCAGGCGTCGGAGTCATAAACCACGGACCCGTCGTGCCTCTGGGAACGCATTTCGGTCCGTACGAAGGAGAAGTGGCGTCGATGGAAGACTCCATGACGAGCGACTTCTCCTGGGAG atcTGCAAAGGAAACAACGAGTACGAATACGTAGACGCTGCCGGAGAATCGCGCTCGAACTGGATGAG ATATGTGAAGTCTGCCCGCAGCAGAGAAGAGACGAACTTGCTGGCGGTCCAGCACGAGGGCAGCATCCTGTTTCACTGCTGCCGCTCCATCCGCCCCGGAGACGAGCTCCTGGTGTGGCCCGGCAGCAAACTCCTCGCGCGCTTCAGTGAAGCCTGGAACCGGCTGTGGCTGTTGAAACTGAAGGCCGCCG AGAGTAAAGCGATGGCGACCTCTCCGGTCTTCGCGTGCCCCCGCTGCCAGCTGTCCTTCACCACGGAGTCCTTCCTCCAGCGTCACGGAGACCGCTTCCACCGCGCTGCGCCGCCCGCTGACAGTCCACCCGAGTCGGGCGACCGTACCGGATCGCCGGCGGTTTTATCCGTCGACCCCGCCGGGTCCAGGACGTGCGGCGATTGCGGGAAGGTTTTCAAGCAGGCACCTCACCTGAAGAGACACAAGCTCTGCGTCCACGCGAACAAGCGCCCCTACTGCTGCCCGCAGTGCCGGCGGAGCTTCAGCCAGGCGTCCGGGTTGGTCCGGCACCAGCGAGTCCACAGGAAGCAGGCTGCGATGAAAGACGCGGACCTCACCATCGAGACTTCGGTCCTCGCGGAGGAGGAGAGCCTCACGGCGAGTTCGGAACCCGCCGCCGCACCCGAGGAATCGAAGGATGTGAATGGAAGTGAGACGCCAGACCGAGCGGCGGATGGAACTGGATCCTGCTCGGACTCGAGTAAGAGCGTCACAAATGAAGAGTCCCTCAAAGGGCGTACAGTGACGGTCCGGGAAGCGCTGCGTCCGTACGCCTGCCGTTTGTGCCGGAGGCGCTTCAGGCAGTACTGCGACCTGTCCAGACACTTGCCGTGTCACCGGGAGGCGAGGAGGACGGGAGACGGAAAGAATCCGACTCCCGACGAGTCGTCCATCAGGCCGTTCAGCTGCGCCGACTGTTCGCGTGCTTTTTCATCCGTGGACGACCTCCAGCAGCACGTAAGCGAGGATCACTCGGAGGAATGTGTGGTGGGAAATCAAGGTGAAGCTCCGGCGCCGGTTGGAGCTGATCAAAGCCACGGCCCCGACTTTAAAGCGCCTCAAAGGCAGCCCTCGCTGCGGCCGCAGCGACTCGGGGCAAGGTCTAAAATATCTGCCATAACCAAGCTCATAGCTCCGAAACGAAGGCCAGCCGCGTGCAAGAGGGCGTCGCCCAACGCCGCTCAGACCGCGGCGAGCTCCGGCGAGCCAGAAGCGCCTCCTGGCAAAAGCGTGAAGTTTACCAAATACAAGTGGTACAGCTGCAATCGCTGCAAACGCACGTACGCAAACCCAGACGAGCTCAAAGCGCACCGGTGCGGCGCGGCCCTCGACAATTCCGGCTTCCTGGCGAGGCGCGAGCAGCCGGCGCACGCCGACCCCGGACTGTTCGGCTGCGCCGGCTGCGGTAAATCCTTCTGCACGTCGGCCAAGCTGAAGCGGCACCAGAAGAGCGACACGTGCCGGAAGCATCGGTGCACGTCGGAGCTgttctcctgctccttctgccAGTTCTCCTTCACCGTGAAGAACTACCTGCTGAAGCACATCAAGAGGCACCACCCCGTCGAGTACGTGGCGCTCTGCTACTCGGACGGCGCCGCggatcagcagcaggaggaggagggggaggaggaggaggaggagaaagagtgCGTCTGCCCCCACTGCCAGAAGAGCTTCGCCAGCGCCAAATCCCTAAAGTCCCACCCGTGCTTCCAGCAGGTGAAGGTTCTCTACTTGTGCACGGACTGCGGGAAAGGCTTCGCCAACCACTACGGCCTCAAGCAGCATCAGCGCGTGCACACGGGCGAGAAGCCCTACAGCTGCCCCCACTGCGGCAAAAGCTTCTCCTACACCGGGCAGCTCAACGTGCACCTGCGGACTCACACCGGGGAGAAGCCGTACCTGTGCACCCACTGCGGGGAGAGCTTCCGCCAGTCGGGCGACCTGAAGAGGCACGAGAGGAAGCACACGGGGGTGAGGCCCTACAGCTGCCCCGAGTGCTGCAAAAGCTTCAGCCGCCTGCAGAGCCTCAAGGCCCACCAGATGCTCCACCGGGGGCAGAGGCTGTTTAAATGCACCCAGTGCGGGAAGAGCTTCTCCCGGAACTACCACCTCCGGAGGCACCACCAGAAAATGCACCTGTAG
- the sgca gene encoding alpha-sarcoglycan isoform X1, whose product MAGDGIWVFFLTVCVVAFHGALAELKFTVPVGRFFTYELTRETFQNDFEPLSKLYAGRLYDDPMMFKCNLQRFPDLPEWLRFTQRHPYDNGFLYGTPTSPGKSVIEIYAVNKRSYETTRQILVIKATAEKTMPYQAEFFVKLREIEKVLPSPVQDEIKQDLQKLWDTEALEIVNVTNALDRGGRVPLPLAGHFEGVYVKVGSEQYFSECLLTVLAPGHRKQCTAGAKVKVPGGCNFCSIPSNCITWCKTELFDLTQQEPSPPAPTAGSGILEAGEDFDPPESPPSRDFFPDYLVTVIVPLVIAVVLCLLLAYVMFCRREGVEKRNMRTNQIQLHHHHTIHGDADELRDMAGNRGVPPPLSTLPMFNSRSGEGAPPLQSDSPTIPLILAQHDPYSDTLPRK is encoded by the exons ATGGCAGGTGACGGGATCTGGGTCTTCTTCCTA acagtTTGCGTCGTGGCCTTTCACGGCGCGCTCGCGGAGCTGAAGTTCACCGTTCCCGTCGGGAGGTTCTTCACCTACGAGTTAACGAGAGAGACTTTCCAGAATGACTTTGAGCCCTTGTCAAAACTCTACG CTGGACGCTTGTACGACGACCCCATGATGTTTAAGTGCAACCTGCAGAGATTCCCGGACCTCCCCGAGTGGCTGCGCTTCACCCAAAGGCACCCGTACGATAACGGCTTCCTGTACGGCACGCCGACGTCACCGGGGAAAAGTGTCATCGAG ATTTACGCCGTCAACAAACGGAGCTACGAGACAACGAGACAGATACTTGTGATCAAAGCCACCGCCG AGAAGACGATGCCCTATCAAGCGGAGTTCTTCGTGAAGCTGCGGGAGATCGAAAAGGTGCTCCCGTCTCCCGTCCAGGATGAGATCAAGCAGGATTTACAGAAGCTGTGGGACACGGAGGCCTTGGAAATCGTCAATGTCACCAACGCGCTGGACCGCGGCGGCAGAGTCCCCCTCCCGCTCGCGGGACACTTTGAAGG CGTCTACGTGAAGGTGGGCTCGGAGCAGTACTTCTCAGAGTGTCTCCTGACTGTCCTGGCCCCTGGGCACCGAAAGCAATGCACAGCGGGGGCCAAAGTCAAGGTCCCCGGAGGCTGCAACTTCTGCAGCATCCCCAGCAACTGCATCACCTGGTGCAAGACggagctg TTTGACCTGACGCAGCAGGAGCCGTCGCCTCCGGCCCCCACAGCGGGCTCAGGTATTCTGGAGGCTGGAGAAGACTTTGACCCGCCTGAGTCGCCCCCGAGCAGGGACTTTTTCCCGGACTACCTGGTGACGGTGATCGTGCCCCTGGTCATCGCCGTCGTCCTGTGTCTCCTGCTGGCTTACGTCATGTTCTGCAGACGAGAGGGGGT cgAGAAAAGAAATATGAGGACAAACCA GATTCAGCTGCATCACCATCACACCATCCACGGGGACGCGGACGAGCTGAGGGACATGGCCGGGAACCGTGGCGTCCCCCCACCTCTGTCCACGTTGCCCATGTTTAACAGCCGAAGCGGGGAGGGGGCGCCGCCGCTGCAGTCCGACAGCCCCACTATCCCGCTCATCCTGGCCCAGCA CGATCCTTACAGCGACACACTGCCCAG GAAGTAA
- the sgca gene encoding alpha-sarcoglycan isoform X2: MAGDGIWVFFLTVCVVAFHGALAELKFTVPVGRFFTYELTRETFQNDFEPLSKLYAGRLYDDPMMFKCNLQRFPDLPEWLRFTQRHPYDNGFLYGTPTSPGKSVIEIYAVNKRSYETTRQILVINVSFPEKTMPYQAEFFVKLREIEKVLPSPVQDEIKQDLQKLWDTEALEIVNVTNALDRGGRVPLPLAGHFEGVYVKVGSEQYFSECLLTVLAPGHRKQCTAGAKVKVPGGCNFCSIPSNCITWCKTELFDLTQQEPSPPAPTAGSGILEAGEDFDPPESPPSRDFFPDYLVTVIVPLVIAVVLCLLLAYVMFCRREGVEKRNMRTNQIQLHHHHTIHGDADELRDMAGNRGVPPPLSTLPMFNSRSGEGAPPLQSDSPTIPLILAQHDPYSDTLPRK; the protein is encoded by the exons ATGGCAGGTGACGGGATCTGGGTCTTCTTCCTA acagtTTGCGTCGTGGCCTTTCACGGCGCGCTCGCGGAGCTGAAGTTCACCGTTCCCGTCGGGAGGTTCTTCACCTACGAGTTAACGAGAGAGACTTTCCAGAATGACTTTGAGCCCTTGTCAAAACTCTACG CTGGACGCTTGTACGACGACCCCATGATGTTTAAGTGCAACCTGCAGAGATTCCCGGACCTCCCCGAGTGGCTGCGCTTCACCCAAAGGCACCCGTACGATAACGGCTTCCTGTACGGCACGCCGACGTCACCGGGGAAAAGTGTCATCGAG ATTTACGCCGTCAACAAACGGAGCTACGAGACAACGAGACAGATACTTGTGATCAA CGTGTCCTTCCCAGAGAAGACGATGCCCTATCAAGCGGAGTTCTTCGTGAAGCTGCGGGAGATCGAAAAGGTGCTCCCGTCTCCCGTCCAGGATGAGATCAAGCAGGATTTACAGAAGCTGTGGGACACGGAGGCCTTGGAAATCGTCAATGTCACCAACGCGCTGGACCGCGGCGGCAGAGTCCCCCTCCCGCTCGCGGGACACTTTGAAGG CGTCTACGTGAAGGTGGGCTCGGAGCAGTACTTCTCAGAGTGTCTCCTGACTGTCCTGGCCCCTGGGCACCGAAAGCAATGCACAGCGGGGGCCAAAGTCAAGGTCCCCGGAGGCTGCAACTTCTGCAGCATCCCCAGCAACTGCATCACCTGGTGCAAGACggagctg TTTGACCTGACGCAGCAGGAGCCGTCGCCTCCGGCCCCCACAGCGGGCTCAGGTATTCTGGAGGCTGGAGAAGACTTTGACCCGCCTGAGTCGCCCCCGAGCAGGGACTTTTTCCCGGACTACCTGGTGACGGTGATCGTGCCCCTGGTCATCGCCGTCGTCCTGTGTCTCCTGCTGGCTTACGTCATGTTCTGCAGACGAGAGGGGGT cgAGAAAAGAAATATGAGGACAAACCA GATTCAGCTGCATCACCATCACACCATCCACGGGGACGCGGACGAGCTGAGGGACATGGCCGGGAACCGTGGCGTCCCCCCACCTCTGTCCACGTTGCCCATGTTTAACAGCCGAAGCGGGGAGGGGGCGCCGCCGCTGCAGTCCGACAGCCCCACTATCCCGCTCATCCTGGCCCAGCA CGATCCTTACAGCGACACACTGCCCAG GAAGTAA
- the fbxw10 gene encoding F-box and WD repeat domain containing protein 10B codes for MLQSAAPPGINCLNACGICPVCAFSPKSPGSTQRSWKVSDGFKRGFIVELILRCRDERVLESVQTTLCVTSWSLFAYARSKRPACPQDYPKRESDRELSGEPFSVDKNEIWDWFDSSPNWVKTHYICSLLSRCDSELLRTVANLTGVLLVRKKRGFLQDTVTSCSVIRQDRDSDEDPEDPEDPALMVLPGSSKSVSGVSRYRDFINGLPVNLSKRILGLMSEPTLRCCQKVCQYWQRLALETMEELKFRRMFQQQMKAMTICRGVKVVSPTYARVVEVPVPITDDEDEGVQPGVQKEKRLGGAHAKVKTETVQMEERNVYCGAYFTTVLLNNKDPHRVVDYRGGSWLAVGSKDCKVHLLYAASDTKRVGVMKGHVGSIRAVLLCQDRDLVVTASCDTSVRCWDLKTDECVMVLYGHYGTVICLDVHADRLVSGGKDCLVKVWCLNTGKNFEEYKFKHAGPVQCVRISKTTVYSSCDSGLVKIWDMGKASLLRVIDAHRSSVKCLFLDEWHLLSGDWGGQVMAWSHKSDAKQCLMTFSHPKEVKSLTLVYLRVITGCADGKIRIFNFLTGGCLREITVEAETGQIRSLHVHEDGILVNSKSSVKRYHFAKVFWDYAESTEGGQGGQGGVSDTPASLRRLDLASVGASKEATVASPNRKTRDCSYKEPESDELVPNETFPLVARDACDKQSVIQSEKSTSKRMKKRGPHHPLTQDSILLKINAAQREQRTDEVSVNTESNSRLRDSWGPRATRRSLHPDPGPLNRSAHGARPRRTCVPGAIQERSRSHSADPHGAVSATEGLRLHAATPTEEREIREQKLSKNQEKRVNKMTHK; via the exons ATGCTCCAAAGCGCGGCGCCCCCCGGGATAAACTGTCTCAACGCGTGCGGGATTTGTCCGGTTTGTGCCTTCTCCCCTAAATCGCCGGGTTCCACTCAGCGTTCGTGGAAAGTGTCGGATGGATTCAAGAGGGGCTTCATCGTGGAGCTGATTTTACGTTGCAGAGATGAGCGAGTGCTGGAAAGCGTCCAAACTACGCTGTGCGTAACATCGTGGTCTTTATTCGCTTACGCAAGGTCGAAGAGACCAGCGTGTCCTCAAGATTACCCCAAACGCGAATCAGATCGAGAACTGAGTGGGGAGCCGTTCAGCGTGGACAAGAACGAGATCTGGGACTGGTTCGACAGCAGCCCCAACTGGGTCAAAACGCACTACATCTGCAGCCTGCTCTCACGCTGCGACTCCGAACTTTTACGCACGGTCGCCAATCTGACCGGCGTGCTTCTGGTGAGGAAAAAACGAGGCTTCCTGCAAgacacag TGACCAGTTGCAGCGTCATCCGACAGGACCGGGACAGCGACGAAGACCCCGAAGACCCCGAAGACCCCGCTCTCATGGTGCTGCCAGGGTCCTCAAAATCTGTGTCCGGGGTCAGCCGATACCGTGACTTCATAAACGGCCTGCCTGTTAATCTCTCAAAGAGGATATTGG gtctGATGAGTGAGCCCACGCTGAGATGCTGCCAGAAGGTTTGTCAGTACTGGCAGCGCCTCGCACTGGAAACCATGGAGGAACTCAAGTTCCGCAGAATGTTTCAGCAGCAAATGAAGGCAATGACGAT TTGCAGAGGGGTTAAAGTAGTGAGTCCCACTTACGCCCGCGTCGTTGAAGTCCCCGTACCAATCACGGACGACGAGGACGAAGGCGTTCAACCTGgtgtccaaaag GAGAAGCGGCTCGGCGGGGCTCACGCCAAAGTCAAAACCGAGACGGTGCAAATGGAAGAGCGGAATGTCTACTGTGGTGCATATTTCACCACGGTGCTGCTGAACAA CAAAGACCCTCATCGGGTGGTGGACTACAGAGGCGGCTCCTGGTTGGCCGTCGGCTCCAAGGACTGCAAGGTGCATCTGCTTTACGCGGCGTCGGACACAAAAAGGGTCGGCGTGATGAAGGGCCACGTCGGCAGCATTCGGGCGGTGCTGCTCTGTCAGGACAGAGACCTGGTGGTCACGGCCAGCTGCGACACGAGTGTCAG GTGTTGGGATTTGAAGACGGATGAATGCGTGATGGTGCTGTATGGTCATTACGGCACCGTCATCTGCCTGGACGTCCACGCCGACAGGCTCGTCTCCGGAGGCAAAGACTGTCTCGTAAAAG TGTGGTGTCTAAACACGGGGAAGAATTTCGAGGAATATAAATTCAAACACGCCGGCCCTGTCCAGTGTGTGAGGATCAGTAAGACGACGGTGTACAGCAGCTGTGACAGCGGATTGGTCAAAATCTGGGACATGGGCAAGGCCTCACTGCTCAGG GTCATCGATGCCCACAGGAGCTCAGTGAAGTGCCTGTTCCTCGACGAATGGCACTTGTTGTCCGGCGACTGGGGCGGTCAGGTCATGGCCTGGAGTCACAAGTCCGACGCCAAACAGTGTCTGATGACCTTCAGCCACCCGAA AGAGGTCAAATCTCTGACGCTCGTCTACCTCCGTGTCATTACTGGCTGTGCGGACGGAAAGATTCGCATTTTTAATTTCCTCACTGGGGGTTGCTTGAGAGAAATTACAGTCGAGGCTGAAACGGGGCAAATCCGTTCTCTGCACGTCCATGAAGACGG CATTTTAGTGAACTCGAAATCCAGCGTGAAGCGCTACCACTTTGCCAAGGTGTTCTGGGATTATGCAGAGTCAACAGAGGGCGGCCAGGGCGGCCAGGGCGGCGTCTCTGACACACCTGCGTCGCTCAGAAGGCTTGACCTCGCCTCCGTCGGGGCCAGTAAAGAAGCAACGGTGGCATCGCCCAACCGAAAAACTCGCGACTGTAGCTACAAGGAACCGGAGAGTG ATGAGCTGGTACCAAATGAGACTTTTCCCCTCGTAGCCAGAGACGCCTGTGACAAGCAGTCGGTGATTCAGAGCGAGAAGTCGACAAGCAAACGGATGAAGAAGAGGGGTCCTCATCATCCTTTGACACAAGACTCCATCCTCCTCAAGATCAACGCCGCCCAGAGGGAACAGCGGACGGATGAAGTGAGCGTCAACACGGAGAGCAACAGCAGGCTGCGAGACTCGTGGGGTCCTCGCGCGACTCGCCGTTCTCTGCACCCTGATCCGGGGCCCCTGAATCGGAGCGCGCATGGGGCCCGGCCCAGACGGACCTGTGTTCCAGGCGCCATCCAGGAGAGATCACGGTCTCACAGCGCCGACCCGCACGGGGCAGTCAGTGCCACAGAGGGACTCAGGTTGCACGCAGCGACCCCGACGGAAGAACGAGAAATCCGGGAGCAGAAACTGTCCAAGAATCAGGAGAAAAGAGTGAACAAAATGACACACAAGTAG